The window GTGTTGTAGCTAATTAAATGTAGTTCATcaataataaccataaatGGAACAACAGTTAAACAAAACTGTGAAGTTATAGGGATGGCTAATGACATCATTTTTGATTTAGTACCAAAGATAGGTGACAAGGATAAAATTCAGTACCAAATTAGTTACCAAAATCCAAAGAGGAATCAGTaagattttctcaaaaataatttaaaaaaatttgtttatagcAAAATTTCTTACCAGAAATCCAACTATTCACTTGGCCTGTGATACTTACAGTTCTACAGATTTAAAAATCAGCAATCATGCCACAGATGTAAGGTATTCCAGAGAATTATTGTAGTTGCTAAGTGAAGGATTTGTTTGCTTTAGAATTTGATATTATATTCTCCTCTTGTGTGTGTTCAACACATTTCTCATCACCAACTAAGCAGCGGCTCAATATTCTGCATAATGTTCTTTGTGGCCTtttctacatattttattgGAGGCGCTCTCATTATGTATTTCATTCGTGGGGCCAGAGGAATGGAAATACTgccaaattttgatttttgggcCTCAATTCCTGGGTTAATTAGGGTGGGTATTGGGACAAAAggttaaaaattgcataattttctTGCCTTGTTTAGGATGGTTTGATCTATCTTTTGAGTGGTTGCAGACCCTTCACAGTGTCATCAGCCAAAACTTACGATAGGATATAACTATaccaatatattttcttttctgttaATATGActgaatttataattttatgtttatcaGTAGTGCTATATTTAATATGGCAAATGTAATCTGACTATTGTACATACCTTTCCTTCAAATAAGATTTACAAGTTATTTAacttatggtttttttttttaaataagggATATTATACAGAGCataatttggtgaagtttCTGCACTTTAGTAGCTCCAAAATTATCAAGTGCGTTCACGCAATACACTTTTACCTACTTTACGTTTTTTCCCTCGTAAAGCTTGGTTTTTCTGGGCTTCTGGGTCTAAAAATAGGAATCCAGGAAAATGATAATACAAGtgtaattacaataattattaatgccatataaaaaaaacattaaaaaacaaataagagTATGTAGAGATTAATCTCCTTAAGTAACAGTCAATTTTTCCGCTCTACTCGAGACGTATTTCTGATTTGTTTTCATAGTAAGTAGTTAACAGAGATAGTAACGTAATAACGGAggttcaaatataaaaataaatataatggAATGTTATAAATAAGTTACGTTAGCAAACTTTTCAGCCTTGCTACAAATCTATCACAATCAAGCTTTGCAATCTTATCTCTCTTTTGAAGgagattttcattaattattctaACTTGGATGGGCAAAATACTCGAGTTTTGTTGAAATACCTAAGGGTTACTAAACATTCGTAACGCTCTAAAAATTGCACTTACCCTATAACTTCAAATATGTCTAATTAGTGTACTAAGAAAAGTGTTAAAGGTAAGgtttaaataccaaaaatcTTCCATGGAAAAATAGTTGGagatctaaattttttttatgtttaaatacATCTATGGTTAACATACTATTGTTGAAGTAAAGCTTATATGGGAGATACATATGGGTGTTACGTTCATTAATAGAACAGCCTAAAATACGTCCATTAAATCTCAGCATAGACGTATCTAGGATGCTAGAACTACGGCTCGTATTTCAATGTTTGATCTGTCATTCATAAAACAGAACACATAAACCTTTTCTAACTGAAAGTGACCAAAAGGAAATAGATTTAATTGCATTCTTGTctttgtattttccttctgAATTTGAAACATTACTTATCTGTCCTACCAGTCAGAAAACTACAAATGTGCCTTAAAGAAATCTTTTGGTTAAGATTTGCCGCTTTAACCGCTaactttcaattaatttttattgaaatgtgaattaaatttaagccTCTTCAGTTGTCACCGCGTTTAAAGGTCGTAAAACGATTCTGGGATCACTTGCAACCATCCTATCTGCATCCTCATTGCTGTAAAAATTCCCATCTTTTACATATccgaaaaaacaccaaaaatacatacaaatttatttgaataaaaagtgTCCCAAAAAGGGAAACCAATACTCTAACCACAAGttctttgagcacatcaaaGAGTATTTAATTGTCTAAACTCCAAATGTGGAAGctatgcaaaataaattaaaatagaactttaacaccctgtatatcttaaAGCTCGAgaaattggaatttgattttctaCCCTTAGATTTCTTTATACTTAAAGAATCTGTGGTTAAAGGATTGCCTTTCTTTTTCAGGacactttttgcaattttaaagtCAATATCTCATATTAATCTACATTCACTTACCTTATGTCTTTGTTTTCTTGAGGCATCAGCTTGCTCTGCTCAGAATCTTCTGGTTTTGCTGGTTCATACACTACTTCAGAAACTGGAGCGTACTGAGCAGTGACCAGTAAATCTGTGGAAGGATTCACAGTCAAATTTTGCCCCCCTGAAGTGCCCACATGATCCTTCACATTGCGCCAGCACATCCTTCTAGTTATTCTCATAAAGAACACTAAAAGAATCCACAATGATTTTTCTCTAGATAGATCAACAACAACACTTACTAAAAAGAAGAATAGACAAAGCAAAAAAGAGTGCCCCAAAAATTGttacaattaaataaacatcctCCTTGTTTTCAGATGTTTCTGAATAGCCCAATGCTCCATTTATCAGCATTCCCAAtctgtaatattttaaatacttcAATGAGATTATACTTTTTATCCTGCTTACCCCAATGCAAAACAGGCTAAACAGCTAGTGATTAAAACCAGAGGTAAAATATTTCGAGATGGTAGACATGACATACAGGGTCTGCGGGCTGTCTGAGAAATAGAGCCTAGATATGATATAGGCCTGTTTTGCCAACGATCAGGGGGACTGCTTGATTCATATTGCACTGTAGTTGGCTGGTACACTGCTCCTGACATTTTGTAGTTGTGCTTACTGTAAAAATAtggtgtttttaataatattaggGGGTTCTAAACCTGTATCTGCGAAGGGAAAAGAATAGgtataaaacataataaaacttaaatatttcacTGCTTTTGCGGAACTAAACACTTTCGCGAGGTGAAACTACGGCAAAACGTTCAAAAAATCTTAAAcaccatgaaatttaaatatcagcATTTGCCCTTTAGCTTGGACTGGTTTCAGCAGCCTTCGGCTCAAGGTCTTTTAGCAACAATTCATCAATACCTGTactatatttttatgcaataaaatgaaatattgttaatttgcCTTCTAATTAATAATGTAAACTTGGAAATGTGCCGACACTCAGTAAACCATAAGGGCAAAGTTAACTTCAAAGAACAGGTTCATGCAATTACAAgggaaaatactaaagtgagGTTAGAAAGCTGTAAAAGGGGAAACTTGCAGCTTTCCATGCAAACAAAAGCGAAACGCACTTAGCCCACAGCCACCCCATTTTGTCGCGTCTATTCAAGGG is drawn from Euwallacea fornicatus isolate EFF26 chromosome 7, ASM4011564v1, whole genome shotgun sequence and contains these coding sequences:
- the LOC136340420 gene encoding uncharacterized protein isoform X2; protein product: MSGAVYQPTTVQYESSSPPDRWQNRPISYLGSISQTARRPCMSCLPSRNILPLVLITSCLACFALGLGMLINGALGYSETSENKEDVYLIVTIFGALFFALSILLFMFFMRITRRMCWRNVKDHVGTSGGQNLTVNPSTDLLVTAQYAPVSEVVYEPAKPEDSEQSKLMPQENKDISNEDADRMVASDPRIVLRPLNAVTTEEA
- the LOC136340420 gene encoding uncharacterized protein isoform X1; the encoded protein is MGWLWANKHNYKMSGAVYQPTTVQYESSSPPDRWQNRPISYLGSISQTARRPCMSCLPSRNILPLVLITSCLACFALGLGMLINGALGYSETSENKEDVYLIVTIFGALFFALSILLFMFFMRITRRMCWRNVKDHVGTSGGQNLTVNPSTDLLVTAQYAPVSEVVYEPAKPEDSEQSKLMPQENKDISNEDADRMVASDPRIVLRPLNAVTTEEA
- the LOC136340417 gene encoding uncharacterized protein, with translation MAKILYCVLIFSILSVCSATVCTDHTSCSCNLDAYSFINITHLEPPKGGFFQDGEMTESTDVIYFFAGCQDRKFNPKDYNFVNVTITPESASLIKCSSSIITINGTTVKQNCEVIGMANDIIFDLVPKIGDKDKIQYQISYQNPKRNQNPTIHLACDTYSSTDLKISNHATDNLILYSPLVCVQHISHHQLSSGSIFCIMFFVAFSTYFIGGALIMYFIRGARGMEILPNFDFWASIPGLIRDGLIYLLSGCRPFTVSSAKTYDRI